The sequence TTGAGCACCACGCCACGGACCCGCCCAGGAAAGCCGGTGGCACCGGTCAGGACCCGTGAACCAAGCATCGTCTCCATCGAGAGCCTCTCGCCCCGTCTGGCCACATCGGTCCCGTTGTAGAAGAGCTCCATGAAACCGTCGGTGCATTCCAGGACGTAGCTGGAGCGATCACCTCGGGTGGGTCGGCCCTCGAAAACCTCCTCGGCGACGAGGCCGTCCTCGACCATGCCCAGCCTGGCCCGTGCCTGTTCCATCAGGTACCAGACCTTCATCCAGCACTGACGGGTCATGAAGCGGTAGTACGACAGGTCCCTGACCACCGCTGCTCGCGCGCACAGCTCATCCTGTCCGGCCAACACGGATGGCATCGGGTTGAGGATCCCCGACGCGGCGGCTCGTAGCCTGTCGGCCTGCATCCCGACGGTCTCCAGGTCCTCTTGATCGACGTGGAGCCGGTGTTGGAGGTCGGACACGCTTGTCGGTTGCTTGGAGTCCCCAGCGGTGAGGTAGGTCCAGGTGGCGTGGTGCGCCAACAGACGATCTCGCTGGTCCCCGGCCGCCGCGGCCAACACGTTGTCGTGCCACTCCAAGCGCTCGCGCAGGACCTGCGGCAGCCGGCGCGGACGCAGCAGCCAGTCCAACACCTCTTGACGTGCCTCCGGCAGGAGCTCGAGCTCGTCAAGCCCCTGCATGAGCGCGGCGTCAACCACCGCCGTCAAGTGGGGTTGACTGCACAGGTGGAGGCTGATGGCTCGGTGGAAGAGCGTCTCCAGCGTGTGAAGACCCGCCAGCGAGGTTTCCCCATCCGGCTCCCAGGGGAGCTTCTCCAGTTCCGACGAGAGATCCTCGATCAGGGCGAAATAGGCGCTCAGGCGAGCCGCATCGGCATAGAACTCGCGCGCGGCCGCGGCCATGCGCGACACCTCTCCTTGTGGAATCCAGAAGCCGAATCCGTCTTCGTCGCAGGATGCGAGCCACTGCCGCTCCTGATCACCGAGGATGGCCCGTACTTCGCCAGAGACGTAGACGTCGTGGAGCAGGTGGTGGCACCAGTAGTAGTCGAGCACAGGCGACTCCCACTGCAAGAGCAGCTCATCCATGGAACACCTCTCCGAACCGCCAGGTGCTCAGCACTTGGAGGCGCGCCTCGTCCAGATTGCCGTAGAAGGACCCTTCGACCCCGGGATCCACCAGGCGTTTGAGCTCCTCGGGCAGATAGAGCGCCTGCACGAGCGGGTGTTCGCGCATCTGTGGCAGATGCTCCTCGAAGAGGGCGAGCAGCTCGGCGCCTCCCGACGTCGTCTTCGGCAAGGGCTGCTTGCGCCGGTGGACGATCTCGGACGGAAGACACCCACCCAGTGCGTCCTTGAGGAGCGCCTTGCCGGACGGCTCGTCGCCGGGAAGGTGTTGCGCGGACGGGATCCGGAAGGCCTCCTCAGCCAGCTCGCGATCCAGGAACGGCACTCGCACTTCGACGCCGCTCCTCATCGACATGAGATCCTCGAACTCAAGGATCGCGCCGAGGCAGGTGCGCACCAAGAATGCCGAGACCTTCCGGCGTGTGTCATTGCCACTCCCTTGATCGTCGACGGTTTGGAAGACTTCGCGCGCGAGATCGTCCAGACGCGCCTCGTGCGCCGGATCCAGCACACCCGACAGCGGAGACTCGTGCCACCGAGTGCGGAAGTAGTCCAGATATGAATCGGCTTCGTGGGGCCGGTGATAGATCTGCGAGAACCAGCTCCAGATCTGGGGGTAGTACCCGTACCAGAACTCATCCGCTCCCTGACCGTTGAGCACCACCCGGACCCCTGTGCGCGAGACCTGGGAATAGATGTGGTCCCAGACGCGGACCCGGTCGTCGTAGAGCGGACTCGCCAGGGTTCGAACACATGCGTCGATCTGCTCCAGGGTCCACGGAGGCGGGGACGGGAGGATCTCGTGCCGCCCACTCGTCGACAGCAGCCGCTGTGCCAGCAACGCGGCCCACCTGCCGTCCTCGTCGAACTCGAGGCTGTTGGGACCGAAGTCGAGAGTGAAAGCGACCAGGTCACCCCCTTGGGCTGCGGCCGTCGCCAGGATGAGAGATGAGTCCAGCCCGCCGGACAGAGCGAAGCCCAAGGACGCATCGGAGACCGTGTGCTCACGGACGACGCGGGCGAAGGTCTCCGACAGGTCGATCGGGTCGCGGGGGGCGTTCGCCGCTTCCAGGAGATCGTAGTAGGGGGTCTCGCTCAAGATTCCCTCGTGCCACGTGGCGACGGTTCCCGGCGCCAGGGCCTGCACCTGACGGAAAGCCGTGCGGGTGGGGTCGAAGCCGATGAAGGGGTCGAGGAGACTCTTGCGGGCGAGATAGTCGATGTCCACGTCTGCAGTCAGCGACGGGATCAGGTCAAGGAGTGCTGCCACCTCGCTGGCGAAGGCCAGCTCGCCGCCACTGCAGTGGACGAACAGTGGCTTGATCCCGAATCGGTCGCGCGCCAGCCACAGCCTTTGCTGGACATGGTCATATGCCGCGATGGCGAACATCCCGTCGAACCGCTTCACGGCTGCAAGGAACCCGAAGACACTGATCGCCTCGGCAACCACCTCGGCGTCACCCGTGGTGATGAAGGTGCTCCCTCGCCCCGAGAGCTCCTCGCGCACCCGGTCGGCGTTGTAGATCTCGCCGTTGAACAGGACCGTGCAGGTCCCCCGCGACAACGGTTGGTCCGCCGCGGGAGAAAGGTCCTGGATGGCCAGCCGCGCGA comes from Nocardioides piscis and encodes:
- a CDS encoding PEP-utilizing enzyme — encoded protein: MDELLLQWESPVLDYYWCHHLLHDVYVSGEVRAILGDQERQWLASCDEDGFGFWIPQGEVSRMAAAAREFYADAARLSAYFALIEDLSSELEKLPWEPDGETSLAGLHTLETLFHRAISLHLCSQPHLTAVVDAALMQGLDELELLPEARQEVLDWLLRPRRLPQVLRERLEWHDNVLAAAAGDQRDRLLAHHATWTYLTAGDSKQPTSVSDLQHRLHVDQEDLETVGMQADRLRAAASGILNPMPSVLAGQDELCARAAVVRDLSYYRFMTRQCWMKVWYLMEQARARLGMVEDGLVAEEVFEGRPTRGDRSSYVLECTDGFMELFYNGTDVARRGERLSMETMLGSRVLTGATGFPGRVRGVVLNISWTDSLEAKRDLIGDDTILVTPQTTPDFVPLLNRCAGLVTDEGGLTGHASIIAREMRLPALIGTRFGTKLLRDGDVVELDASAGRIDIVHR
- the asnB gene encoding asparagine synthase (glutamine-hydrolyzing) encodes the protein MCGILGSIGSSPDREMFANALSGMEHRGPDALRQIDVRLGDRRVLLGFARLAIQDLSPAADQPLSRGTCTVLFNGEIYNADRVREELSGRGSTFITTGDAEVVAEAISVFGFLAAVKRFDGMFAIAAYDHVQQRLWLARDRFGIKPLFVHCSGGELAFASEVAALLDLIPSLTADVDIDYLARKSLLDPFIGFDPTRTAFRQVQALAPGTVATWHEGILSETPYYDLLEAANAPRDPIDLSETFARVVREHTVSDASLGFALSGGLDSSLILATAAAQGGDLVAFTLDFGPNSLEFDEDGRWAALLAQRLLSTSGRHEILPSPPPWTLEQIDACVRTLASPLYDDRVRVWDHIYSQVSRTGVRVVLNGQGADEFWYGYYPQIWSWFSQIYHRPHEADSYLDYFRTRWHESPLSGVLDPAHEARLDDLAREVFQTVDDQGSGNDTRRKVSAFLVRTCLGAILEFEDLMSMRSGVEVRVPFLDRELAEEAFRIPSAQHLPGDEPSGKALLKDALGGCLPSEIVHRRKQPLPKTTSGGAELLALFEEHLPQMREHPLVQALYLPEELKRLVDPGVEGSFYGNLDEARLQVLSTWRFGEVFHG